One window of the Cardiocondyla obscurior isolate alpha-2009 linkage group LG05, Cobs3.1, whole genome shotgun sequence genome contains the following:
- the Hyd gene encoding E3 ubiquitin-protein ligase UBR5 isoform X2: MTSIHLVVHPLPGTDDQLNDRLKEIADKINRYGFVTPSAFNSLKASIKRIVVGPTHIALLTDDNRIARIAFTVLPDRLDLSKNEPNRNTNKNHVGSSNSAPNGNGSSSSGNRTGMSRSRARIMRNSSAIRGGSNSGGSNSGGRIGPPGVIMGGGSGSSSRPIASVPAPFVPEDLISQAQVVLQGKSRNLIIRELQRTNLDVNLAVNNLLSREDEEGDDAEDAADSYVPEDLISLLDGGFSNEHSVIIDADSMFSEDVFGYTGIRHRGNSSRRLGNDRESERSSHERERDRDSFSRWRDRQYYGPRRWLETALKDSWEKDSDNKKKELASQSPLWISEELEWWHERSSDPVPRFVQIASLYSELIAVSVSGQLYQWKWTESEPFKNTENPNVHHPKTIPLALTTEKIVNISATAIRCSVSTESGRVATWLDELLGHVASRLEHPAQAFTEFTLDKIVSLHTCALYTVARLESGTLYWWGVLPFAQRKKLWEKYKAKSRKHRPSTVLSSDISYGTHVCMKNSPVYQPGAIGFTIANGIPKVGQLLSAAWNVDATCRFKILPAGTYMSNTSTDKRESNGNGNTGIVNKSNHKETADRLDMPPPPSPASSTCSDTGITTNHKRQKRMAPRCEGESERKDEEDWQLKDVVFVEDVKTVPIGKVIKVDGCYVAVKFFSKDSKEKEKEIKEKDFSTSDFKDFTTEEPMKLLADCRLLRKDELQVIKSSLNPRAPDCFQRTPRRVNIVESSNDSLLTISTDGQGIHAILKTGNKLSYVVYNLSTGRYVQDCYIPSDISSFLGLQPQNINLTSAGENIECSMILRDGNNTIYPIAKDCADAIRDPSWLDLVPVNCIGAATIPILSCSNSTNLKNQVAVIALVFDNLLLMPRILRCDYESVKQVFCNLEQDLKNNLTYSNANSQIQMILKERCDGNRNILHACVNMCSPTSNKETEQVIERELVSNAVDGTSAPIEEPIPTLSWPPEAFDNTSGEEDSLLSIGAASISMMNKSGVGATSNNTYIIDSVERRHNALLILKCMCENNILTPYLRELLTAKDAQGQTPLMLAVSVRAYHAALILLDTIQRVGKDTKDTSAMILPTDASLDLSPLFVTCCNDTCSFTWTGAEHINQDIFECRTCGLTGSLCCCTECARVCHRGHDCKLKRTSPTAYCDCWEKCKCRALIAGHQGARYDLLCRLVNSTDLATKINSRGESILLFLVQTVGRQLVEQRQFRSAPRQRSTSASRKAPTSDGLGADSDMPEHDLEPPRFSRKALERLLNDWPAVQCMIMSGVSENGVDQLFGDQGQLCRQSGTALLDKFTHSLLVKCSAEMLDTLLTTLIRELQDESIPGRQEEANNVARRFVRSVARIFVIFTIEMAPNTTKRRSTNQASQPLMKCRKVFQALIKLAVEELCETADSLIAPVRLGVARPTAPFTLTSSAIEVINGSEELFSIEPLIPHSGVNSQTLDAALQTQQGNNITMSRGDVSAVDEAEGGEEVPMDMDGDISEHEESGVSGTVTGQPLGEVDSNVGGVGEEQAGDGESDTELDLLAEAETESDSDDNHSNQDAASAQRSVQTGATAGSDGGMGSILLFPEDESGESSQQEDDESEAGETDEQDNEEFQIGDEQLERRSGSSGHLHRNNLAPVYMQWAIRNRESNTRTAGLRVTGGSNLVFIDPASLRRTTATSAVATAQEPITMGTTVSCLARAFGIVIRQIADLLVMMQDYKNLAPALPRLMEITFQDALNLQSYLEAHLKPTWDWLLTVMDATEAQLRFGVSLTRSADPAHPEHPLNNAPSLSGSNFSGLLNTAALSLTLQGNAGRNPRSGIATSSNISTPQASTRLTVGFAGVGEPPRNTREREGGDAHSARREFLSYCLSLMRAHNSEHRDSLPVLDVSALRHVAYVFDALVYYMRSLSEPLALRGETQKESTSYSSWNDQDENDNDEGEEYNSPTPTAMETDSVDYPDLLQVPICGTGNQSTSTPKGRKHPFLQRSDSTLCLGCPPLDPFDTVMSEALPLADQPHLLQPHSRREDLFGIPRQPTCSNTGGSSQNPLEGLPTKLGLSARGMDCQNNSTTPTFSQIVQGPLSNSNLESRRNSISPGDLSSSSIKYAEKLKLSNHANEGHSSLVAEQIIDRAPIIVSTNNQSDATTSTKGKDVCKNNRSVIVRAGTMSESNTSKVGAPEILVVPTVESQNVSEEVDPAVTSHEISAHETVETSPVESARTVSSIGTNISHNILLGRWRLSLDLFGRVFMEDVGLEAGSVVSELGGFPVKEAKFRRDMEKLRNSQQKDITIKVERDRTQLLVQTMKELNTQYNIYNRRASNTPPLAVNRVKVFFKDEPGEGAGVTRSFYTAIAEALLANEKLPNLEAAQVGSKYTQYNVLQKLKSRDRDRDFRRQNTRSSGKCRETRRALSFDARSFHPSNVIEGSNSSTPGSSSSTHPLPVNHPNNDHLTMHQQQLGDRLYPKVHALRPTLAEKITGMLLELSPAQLLMLLASEDALRQKVDEAFELIHNHTQDLTSEMLDLDVFSLTERCAASKKKMENSILDDTEDNAPLFYSPGKRGFYTPRQGRGSYERINAFRNVGRLIGLCLLQNELCPLFLNRHVIKYILGRPIRFHDLAFFDSVIYESLRQLVIDAETKDSNSLFSALDLTFSIDLCSEEGGGSIELIPNGRDVEVTASNVYDYVRKYAEVRMIKVQEKALHSMREGVFDVLPEGALDGLTSEDLRLLLNGVGDINVSVLISYTSFNDESGESTERLVKFKRWLWSIVEKMSHVERQDLVYFWTGSPALPASEDGFQPMPTVTIRPADDAHLPTANTCISRLYVPLYSSRHVLRHKLLLAIKSKNFGFV; this comes from the exons ATGACTTCGATTCATCTTGTGGTACATCCTTTGCCAGGAACTGATGATCAACTCAATGATAG aTTGAAGGAAATAGCagacaaaattaatagatatgGATTTGTAACACCATCagcttttaattctttaaaagcTTCTATAAAGCGTATTGTAGTTGGACCAACCCATATTGCTCTTCTTACGGATGACAATAGAATAGCTAGAATTGCATTTACAGTATTACCAGATAGATTGGATTTGAGTAAAAATGAACCGAATAGAAA cacaaataaaaatcatgtTGGAAGCTCTAATTCTGCACCAAATGGAAATGGAAGTAGTAGTAGTGGTAATAGAACAGGAATGTCACGATCGCGCGCAAGGATTATGCGTAATAGTTCCGCAATACGCGGAGGTAGTAACAGTGGAGGAAGTAACAGTGGTGGACGTATAGGGCCACCTGGAGTTATTATGGGAGGAGGAAGTGGTAGCAGTTCTCGTCCTATTGCCTCTGTGCCAGCACCATTTGTACCAGAAGATCTAATTTCTCAGGCACAAGTTGTACTACAAGGAAAAAGTCGCAATCTTATTATCAGAGAGTTACag cGTACAAATCTAGATGTAAATTTAGCAGTAAACAATCTTTTATCGCGAGAAGATGAAGAAGGTGATGATGCAGAGGATGCAGCAGACAGTTATGTCCCAGAAGATCTTATCTCTTTATTAGATGGTGGCTTCAGTAACGAGCATTCAGTTATAATAGACGCAGATTCTATGTTTTCTGAAGATGTATTTGGATACACTGGAATAAgaca tcgcGGAAATTCTTCACGTCGTTTAGGTAATGACAGAGAAAGTGAACGTTCATCTCATGAAAGAGAGCGAGATCGTGATAGTTTTAGTAGATGGAGAGATCGTCAATATTACGGACCGCGACGTTGGCTGGAAACTGCTCTTAAAGATTCGTGGGAAAAAGATTCAG acaacaagaaaaaagaattggcTTCGCAGAGTCCACTATGGATATCTGAAGAATTAGAATGGTGGCATGAACGCAGTAGCGATCCAGTACCCCGCTTTGTACAAATAGCATCGCTTTACAGTGAACTAATTGCTGTTTCTGTATCAGGACAATTATACCAATGGAAATGGACAGAATCAGAACcgtttaaaaatacagaa AATCCGAATGTTCATCATCCAAAAACTATTCCTTTGGCATTGACGACagaaaaaatagttaatataTCTGCTACAGCAATTCGATGTTCCGTTAGCACGGAAAGTGGAAGAGTAGCGACTTGGCTCGATGAACTTTTGGGACATGTCGCTTCTCGCCTTGAACATCCAGCTCAAGCTTTTACTGAATTTACGTTGGATAAAATTGTGTCCCTTCATACATGTGCTTTATACACTGTTGCAAGACTTGAAAGTGGAACGTTATATTGGTG gGGTGTTTTACCATTTGCACAACGCAAGAAATTatgggaaaaatataaagctaAATCACGTAAGCATAGACCATCTACAGTATTGTCAAGTGACATTAGTTATGGGACACATGTATGTATGAAAAATAGCCCGGTTTATCAGCCAGGAGCTATCG gatTTACGATAGCTAACGGTATACCGAAAGTGGGGCAATTACTTTCGGCAGCATGGAATGTGGATGCCACTTGTAGATTCAAAATATTGCCTGCTGGCACTTATATGTCTAATACGAGTACTGATAAACGTGAATCTAATGGAAATGGAAACACAGGAATTGTGAATAAATCGAATCACAAGGAAACAGCTGACAGACTTGATATGCCTCCTCCACCGTCTCCAGCTTCAAGTACTTGCAGTGATACTGGAATTACGACAAATCATA aaCGACAGAAACGTATGGCACCTCGCTGTGAAGGAGAATCTGAAAGAAAAGATGAAGAGGATTGGCAATTAAAAGACGTTGTTTTCGTTGAAGATGTTAAGACTGTACCTATTG GAAAAGTTATAAAAGTTGACGGCTGCTACGTCGcggtcaaatttttttcaaaggattcaaaagaaaaagagaaagagattaaaGAAAAGGATTTCAGTACATCAGACTTTAAAGACTTTACTACGGAAGAACCAATGAAGTTATTAGCAGATTGTAGACTTTTGCGTAAAGATGAATTACAg GTAATTAAATCTTCATTAAATCCACGAGCTCCAGATTGTTTTCAAAGAACACCTAGAAGGGTCAATATAGTGGAGAGTTCAAATGATAGTCTATTAACTATATCTACTGACGGACAAG ggATACATGCTATTTTGAAAACTGGTAATAAATTAAGCTATgtcgtatataatttaagcACGGGACGATATGTTCAAGATTGTTATATTCCATCTGATATTTCATCATTTTTGGGGTTACAAcctcaaaatattaatcttacgAGCGCAGGAgag aatatcGAGTGTTCTATGATTTTACGAGACGGTAATAATACCATTTATCCAATCGCAAAAGATTGTGCTGACGCTATACGTGACCCAAGCTGGTTGGATTTGGTTCCGGTAAATTGTATTGGCGCGGCAACCATTCCTATTCTTAGTTGTTCCAATTCAActaatttgaaaaatcaagTTGCTGTTATTGCACTAGTATTTGACAATCTTTTGCTTATGCCGCGTATATTACGATGCGATTATGAGAGTGTAAAACAAGTATTTTGTAATTTGGAACAGGATTTAA agaataatttaacatattcAAATGCAAATTCACAAATTCAAATGATATTGAAAGAACGTTGTGATGGCAATCGCAATATTCTTCACGCTTGTGTCAACATGTGTTCACCTACTTCTAATAAGGAAACTGAACAAG tTATCGAACGTGAGTTAGTGTCAAATGCGGTAGACGGAACGTCTGCGCCTATCGAAGAGCCAATTCCAACATTAAGTTGGCCGCCAGAAGCATTTGACAATACATCAGGAGAGGAGGATAGTTTATTAAGCATAGGTGCTGCTAGCATATCTATGATGAATAAGTCCG gtGTTGGGGCTACATCCAACAATACCTATATCATAGATTCCGTTGAAAGACGACATAATGCATTGCTCATACTGAAATGCATgtgtgaaaataatattctgacGCCATATCTAAGAGAATTATTAACAGCAAa AGATGCTCAAGGACAAACACCACTTATGCTCGCTGTATCGGTTCGTGCGTATCACGCAGCTCTTATTCTGCTAGATACCATACAAAGAGTTGGCAAAGATACGAAAGACACATCAGCCATGATATTACCAACGGATGCCAGTCTAGATCTATCTCCGTTATTTGTTACTTGTTGCAATGATACGTGTAGTTTTACGTGGACTGGAGCCGAACATATTAATCAA gaTATTTTCGAATGCAGAACGTGTGGTTTAACGGGATCTTTGTGTTGCTGCACTGAATGCGCTCGTGTCTGTCACCGAGGACATGATTGTAAGCTCAAAAGAACTTCACCAACAGCCTATTGTGATTGTTGGGAAAAGTGTAAATGTCGTGCTCTCATTGCTGGTCATCAAGGTGCAAGATACGACTTGCTATGTCGCCTCGTAAATAGCACTGATCTCgctacaaaaattaattcacg agGTGAGAGTATCTTGTTATTCCTAGTACAAACGGTTGGAAGGCAATTAGTTGAACAACGTCAGTTTAGATCGGCACCTCGACAACGATCAACTTCGGCTAGTCGTAAAGCACCTACTTCGGATG gtTTAGGCGCTGATTCAGATATGCCGGAACATGATTTGGAACCTCCTCGGTTCAGTCGAAAAGCTCTTGAAAGATTATTGAACGATTGGCCAGCTGTTCAATGTATGATTATGTCAGGCGTTTCTGAAAATGGCGTTGATCAATTGTTTGGCGATCAAGGGCAATTATGTCGGCAAAGTGGAACTGCATTACTAGACAAGTTTACTCATTCCTTGCTTGTGAAATGTAGCGCTGAA ATGCTCGATACATTGCTAACTACTCTGATTAGAGAATTACAAGACGAATCTATACCTGGTCGACAAGAAGAAGCGAATAATGTAGCACGCCGGTTTGTGAGATCTGTGGCAcgcatatttgttattttcacTATAGAAATGGCACCAAATACAACAAAGAGACGaag TACAAATCAAGCTTCGCAGCCTCTAATGAAGTGTCGAAAAGTTTTCCAAGCACTGATTAAATTAGCAGTAGAAGAATTATGCGAAACTGCAGATTCATTAATCGCACCAGTCAGGCTGGGTGTTGCACGTCCAACCGCGCCATTTACGCTAACAAGTTCTGCCATCGAAGTGATTAATGGTTCAGAGGAACTATTTTCTATAGAGCCTTTAATACCTCACAGTGGTGTCAATTCGCAAACGCTGGACGCAGCATTACAAACGCAGCaaggaaataatataactATGTCAAGAGGAGATGTTTCTGCTGTAGATGAAGCGGAAGGTGGAGAAG aaGTTCCTATGGATATGGACGGTGATATAAGTGAACATGAAGAATCTGGAGTCTCCGGGACTGTCACGGGTCAACCACTCGGTGAAGTCGACTCAAATGTCGGAGGTGTAGGCGAAGAGCAAGCGGGAGATGGTGAATCAGACACGGAGTTGGACCTCTTGGCAGAAGCAGAAACTGAATCCGATTCAGATGATAATCATAGCAATCAGGACGCTGCATCGGCGCAACGTAGCGTGCAGACAGGTGCAACCGCAGGTTCCGACGGCGGAATGGgatcgatattattatttcccgAAGACGAGTCGGGAGAATCGAGTCAACAGGAAGACGACGAAAGCGAAGCGGGAGAAACGGATGAGCAAGATAACGAAGAATTTCAAATTGGTGACGAACAATTGGAGCGCAGaag TGGGTCCTCTGGTCATTTGCATCGAAATAATCTCGCACCCGTGTACATGCAGTGGGCGATACGTAATCGTGAATCAAATACACGTACAGCGGGATTACGAGTGACGGGTGGCAGTAATCTAGTATTTATAGACCCGGCGTCTCTGAGACGCACCACTGCCACGTCGGCCGTAGCGACTGCACAGGAACCTATTACTATGGGAACTACCGTTAGTTGTTTGGCGCGAGCTTTCGGAATTGTTATTCGACAGATCGCTGATTTATTGGTTATGATGCAAGACTATAAAAACTTGGCGCCTGCTTTACCACGTTTAATGGAAATTACTTTTCAAGACGCTTTAAATTTACAG TCATACTTAGAAGCGCATTTGAAGCCCACTTGGGACTGGCTGCTTACGGTAATGGACGCTACAGAAGCACAGCTGAGATTTGGCGTGTCTCTGACGCGCAGTGCGGATCCTGCTCATCCCGAACATCCTCTCAATAACGCACCGTCTCTGTCGGGCAGTAATTTTAGTGGTTTGCTAAACACAGCTGCGCTTTCATTGACTTTACAAGGAAATGCAGGTCGGAATCCTCGCAGTGGTATCGCCACCAGCTCGAACATCTCTACTCCTCAAGCTTCGACACGACTCACTGTTGGTTTTGCAGGCGTTGGCGAGCCTCCGAGAAACACGAGAGAACGTGAAG GTGGAGACGCACATTCAGCGAGACGTGAATTCTTATCGTATTGTCTATCTTTAATGCGTGCTCATAATAGCGAGCATAGAGATAGTTTGCCAGTTTTAGATGTTTCCGCTTTAAGACACGTCGCTTACGTGTTTGATGCACTTGTGTACTACATGCGCTCTTTATCTGAACCGCTCGCTTTGCGAGGAGAAACTCAGAAAGAATCGACCAGTTATTCTAGTTGGAATGACCAG GATGAGAACGATAATGATGAAGGTGAAGAATATAACTCGCCAACGCCAACTGCCATGGAAACTGATTCTGTAGATTATCCAGATTTACTTCAAGTACCTATATGCGGAACTGGAAATCAGAGTACTTCAACGCCGAAAGGGAGAAAGCATCCTTTTCTGCAAAGATCAGATTCCACTTTATGCCTTGGTTGCCCGCCGCTAGATCCGTTCGATACTGTAATGAGTGAAGCCTTGCCATTAGCTGATCAGCCACATTTATTGCAGCCACACTCGAGACGTGAAGATTTATTTGGTATTCCAAGACAACCAACTTGTTCTAATACAGGTGGATCTAGTCAAAACCCTTTAGAAGGTTTACCAACGAAATTAGGTCTCTCTGCACGCGGTATGGACTGTCAAAATAATTCGACTACTCCAACATTTAGTCAGATTGTACAAGGACCACTTTCAAATTCTAATTTGGAATCAAGACGAAATTCCATTTCACCTGGCGATTTAAGTTCAAGTTCTATCAAATACgcg gaaaaattaaagttgtCGAATCACGCTAACGAAGGACATTCGTCTCTCGTAGCGGAGCAAATAATTGACAGAGCACCAATTATAGTATCTACGAATAATCAAAGTGATGCGACAACGAGCACCAAAGGCAAAGAcgtatgcaaaaataatagaagCGTTATAGTTCGAGCTGGAACTATGtcg GAATCAAACACAAGTAAAGTTGGCGCACCGGAAATACTAGTTGTTCCAACTGTCGAAAGCCAAAATGTATCCGAAGAAGTCGATCCAGCTGTAACAAGCCATGAAATATCTGCTCACGAAACTGTTGAAACGAGTCCAGTTGAATCTGCCAGAACGGTATCATCAATCGGGACGAATATCTCTCATAATATTTTGCTAGGACGATGGCGATTATCATTAGATTTATTTGGACGAGTTTTTATGGAAGATGTAGGTTTAGAGGCTGGATCTGTAGTATCCGAATTAGGAGGATTTCCCGTAAAGGAAGCTAAATTTCGCAGAGATATGGAAAAACTTCGAAATTCGCAACAAAAAGATATTACCATAAag gTGGAACGAGATAGAACACAATTACTCGTGCAGACGATGAAAGAGTTAAATACgcagtataatatatataatagaagAGCTTCGAATACTCCACCTTTGGCAGTCAATCGTGTTAAAGTCTTTTTTAAAGACGAACCTGGCGAGGGAGCCGGCGTTACTCGCAGTTTTTACACCGCGATTGCAGAA gcaTTGCTCGCAAATGAGAAACTCCCGAATCTCGAGGCGGCGCAAGTAGGATCAAAGTATACACAATATAACGTTCTGCAAAAACTGAAAAGCAGAGATCGTGATCGTGATTTTAGAAGACAA AATACACGTTCTTCTGGAAAGTGTCGCGAAACGCGACGCGCTTTATCCTTTGACGCTCGTTCTTTTCACCCTTCGAACGTGATTGAAGGAAGTAATAGTTCGACACCTGGTAGCTCATCTAGCACTCATCCCTTACCAGTTAATCACCCAAATAACGATCATTTGACTATGCACCAGCAACAACTTGGTGATAGATTATACCCTAAG GTGCATGCTTTACGACCAACGTTGGCCGAAAAAATAACTGGTATGTTGCTGGAATTATCACCAGCTCAGTTATTAATGCTGTTAGCTTCGGAAGACGCTCTTAGACAAAAAGTGGACGAAGCATTTGAACTAATTCATAATCACACTCAAGATTTAACCAGCGAAATGTTGGATCTTGATGTATTTAGCTTAACTGAACGATGTGCAgcaagtaaaaagaaaatggaaaacaGTATTCTGGATGATACGGAGGACAATGCCCCGCTTTTCTATTCCCCTGGCAAACGCGGTTTTTATACACCGAGGCAGGGCAGAGGTAGTTACGAACGGATAAATGCATTTAGAAACGTAGGCAG ACTTATAGGATTATGTCTCTTGCAAAATGAGCTTTGTCCACTATTTTTGAATCgtcacgtaattaaatatatcttagGAAGGCCTATACGTTTCCACGACCTTGCATTTTTTGATTCTGTCATTTACGAAAGCTTGCGACAATTAGTTATTGATGCTGAAACGAAAGATAGTAACAGCTTATTTTCTGCGTTGGATCTTACATTCag tatCGACTTATGCTCCGAGGAAGGAGGAGGCTCGATCGAGCTTATACCTAATGGTCGCGATGTTGAAGTAACGGCGAGCAACGTATACGATTATGTACGCAAATACGCAGAAGTTCGCATGATCAAAGTGCAAGAGAAAGCTTTACATTCTATGCGCGAAGGAGTTTTTGATGTCCTTCCCGAAGGTGCGCTCGATGGCTTGACCTCGGAAGATTTGCGACTCCTTTTGAACGGAGTTGGCGACATCAACGTGTCAGTTTTAATATCGTATACGTCATTTAATGACGAATCTGGCGAATCGACAGAGAGATTAGTTAAATTTAAACGCTGGTTATGGTCAATTGTTGAAAAAATGTCGCACGTGGAAAGGCAAGATTTG GTATATTTTTGGACTGGCTCTCCCGCATTACCAGCGAGCGAAGATGGTTTTCAACCGATGCCAACAGTGACGATTCGACCAGCGGATGATGCACATCTACCAACCGCGAATACATGTATCTCCCGATTATACGTTCCACTGTACAGCTCCCGTCATGTCTTGCGCCACAAATTACTTCTCGCTATTAAATCAAAGAACTTCGGATTTGTATGA